The Populus nigra chromosome 19, ddPopNigr1.1, whole genome shotgun sequence genome includes a window with the following:
- the LOC133680072 gene encoding protein PLASTID TRANSCRIPTIONALLY ACTIVE 16, chloroplastic-like — MAPALTSNSFLLNTTPHSRLSLENPRLRVFAKKAGPFSTFQFGKPKDDESQTDGSGNSSPFNFNFGKVPDMKSLVPVVSKPSSGLSFGNIRRKDPGTVFVAGATGQAGIRIAQTLLREGFSVRAGVPQLGDAQELARLAAQYKIISNEESKRLNAVESTFQDTESIAKAIGNASKAVVTIGPTENGPTSEVSTLDALQVIEAAQLAGVGHVAIIYDGNPASSSTNNVLDGFKTFFNNLFSQSQLSVPEFLQKVIETDVSYTFIKTSLTEDFSPESSYNVVVSAEGSTGTGDFKVAKSQIASVVANVFSNTSVAENKVVEVFTNPSAPSKPVDELFSAIPEDGRRKVYAEALAKAKAEEETRVAAEKASEAAEAAKKLEDEVKKLSEQGAKAASLAEEAQGKAEAAGASVENFLSKATELGSGFSWEKLSSQISTAVQTTSENTKVQLATVRGQAKARSLPVQKAVVKQPSPKPRALKPKEEPKPKAKETESKAEVRKVFGGLFQQETIYIDDD, encoded by the exons ATGGCTCCAGCTCTCACCTCCAACTCATTTCTCCTGAACACCACGCCCCATTCAAGACTCTCCCTCGAGAACCCAAGGCTCAGAGTCTTTGCCAAAAAAGCTGGACCCTTCTCCACATTTCAGTTCGGCAAACCAAAAGATGATGAAAGTCAAACTGATGGTTCGGGCAATTCAAGTCCCTTTAATTTCAACTTTGGTAAGGTACCTGACATGAAGTCTTTGGTGCCTGTTGTGAGCAAGCCTTCTTCCGGGTTGTCATTTGGGAACATCAGAAGGAAGGACCCTGGCACTGTTTTTGTTGCTGGTGCTACTGGGCAGGCTGGCATTCGTATTGCACAGACGCTACTGCGTGAGGGTTTTAGTGTAAGAGCTGGGGTTCCTCAGCTTGGAGATGCTCAGGAGTTGGCTCGTCTTGCCGCCCAGTACAAG ATCATATCAAATGAGGAATCAAAGCGCCTCAATGCTGTTGAATCCACCTTCCAAGATACAGAATCAATTGCCAAAGCAATTGGCAATGCAAGCAAAGCAGTGGTTACAATTGGTCCTACAGAGAATGGCCCCACCTCTGAGGTCTCCACATTGGACGCCTTGCAAGTAATCGAAGCTGCTCAGCTAGCAGGAGTCGGCCATGTTGCCATAATCTATGATGGGAACCCAGCCAGTTCATCAACTAACAATGTGCTAGATGGATTCAAAACATTCTTTAACAACCTGTTCTCGCAATCTCAGCTTTCTGTACCTGAGTTCTTGCAGAAAGTGATTGAAACAGATGTTAGCTATACTTTTATAAAGACAAGTTTGACAGAAGACTTTTCACCAGAGAGTTCTTATAATGTTGTTGTGTCAGCTGAAGGAAGCACTGGTACAGGCGACTTCAAA GTAGCCAAGTCCCAGATAGCGTCCGTGGTGGCAAATGTTTTCTCAAATACATCGGTGGCAGAAAATAAG GTTGTGGAAGTTTTTACTAATCCATCGGCACCATCAAAACCTGTGGATGAGCTTTTCAG TGCCATTCCTGAAGATGGAAGAAGAAAAGTCTATGCAGAAGCTCTTGCAAAGGCAAAAGCAGAGGAAGAGACAAGGGTAGCTGCTGAGAAAGCATCCGAGGCAGCTGAGGCAGCCAAAAAGCTGGAAGATGAAGTGAAAAAGCTTTCAGAGCAAGGAGCTAAAGCTGCTAGTCTAGCTGAAGAAGCCCAGGGGAAGGCCGAGGCTGCAGGGGCGTCAGTGGAAAACTTCTTGAGTAAAGCAACAGAACTTGGTTCAGGGTTCTCTTGGGAAAAACTTAGCTCCCAGATATCAACTGCGGTTCAAACGACTAGTGAAAATACAAAAGTGCAGCTCGCAACTGTCAGGGGACAAGCCAAGGCTCGTTCTTTGCCGGTCCAGAAAGCTGTAGTTAAACAGCCTTCACCTAAACCTCGTGCTTTGAAACCAAAGGAGGAGCCAAAGCCGAAGGCTAAAGAGACAGAGTCAAAGGCAGAAGTGCGGAAGGTGTTTGGTGGCCTTTTTCAGCAAGAAACCATTTACATCGATGATGACTGA
- the LOC133679490 gene encoding transcriptional regulator TAC1-like — translation MDTDDQPTQENPDQVTLDHEQEQGTSQARSYECTFCKRGFSNAQALGGHMNIHRKDKAKLKHSSSETQQSLDIPKINPSFSPAITSLMQSGRDESSIKWPLIVDKAGSDHDDTKRDKTQVGEIQKLGFFVQNSSSTEDHQNPSSQVHGISKKSDLSTSSEIDLELRLWPEPQESSPGTKKFF, via the coding sequence ATGGATACTGATGATCAACCCACCCAGGAAAATCCTGATCAGGTGACCTTAGATCATGAACAAGAACAAGGTACAAGCCAAGCAAGGTCCTATGAGTGCACCTTTTGCAAGAGAGGTTTCTCTAATGCACAAGCACTAGGAGGCCACATGAATATTCATCGAAAAGACAAAGCCAAGCTCAAGCACTCCTCAAGTGAAACTCAACAATCTTTGGATATCCCAAAGATAAATCCCTCGTTTTCTCCAGCTATTACTAGCCTAATGCAATCCGGAAGAGATGAGAGCTCGATCAAGTGGCCTTTGATTGTTGATAAAGCTGGAAGTGATCATGATGACACTAAAAGGGACAAAACCCAAGTTGGAGAAATCCAGAAACTGGGATTTTTTGTCCAAAATTCATCCAGTACTGAAGATCATCAAAACCCAAGCAGTCAAGTTCATGGTATCAGCAAGAAGAGTGATTTGTCGACAAGCTCAGAGATAGACCTTGAGCTTAGACTATGGCCTGAGCCGCAGGAATCATCACCGGGTACCAAAAAGTTCTTTTGA